Sequence from the [Bacteroides] pectinophilus genome:
TCTTAACTGCATCTGCAACCATAGTTACTCTGTCATGCTTTGCACTGCCATATGATGAGAAACTGAGCATAGCAACCTTAGCATCCTTACCTACAAAGCTCTTGAATGAATCAGCTGAAAGCTTAGCAACCTCAGCAAGCTTCTCTGAATCATAGTCAGGGCTTACTGCACAGTCAGCAAATACGAACAGACCATTCTCACCGTACTCACAGTCCGGAACCTCCATAAGGAAGAATCCTGATACTGAGCTGATGCCCGGCTTTGTCTTAAGAAGCTGAAGTGCCGGACGAATTGTATTACCTGTTGAGTGACATGCACCTGATACAGCACCGTCAGCGTCTCCGCACTTGCACATAAGACATGCATAGTACATATAATCCTTCTCCATCTGCTCCTTAGCAAGCTCCGGAGTCATACCCTTCTTTGCTCTTAATTCTACAAACTTATCAATATATTTCTGCTTATTTGGATCATTGAAAGGATCAACGATTGTTGCACCTGAGATATCAAATCCCTCGCTGTTCTTAGCAATCTCTTCAGGAGTACCGATGATTATAAGATTAGCGATACCCTCCTTAAGAATCTTCTCAGCTGCCTCAAAAGTTCTTCTGTCCATAGACTCCGGTAAAACGATAGTCTTCTTGTCAGCCTTTGCTCTTTCCTTAATCGTGTCAATAAATGCCATGATCGTGATGCCTCCTTAAAAGTTATAATAATAGTAATAATACTGTCATTATAGTACAAAAAATTATTGTATACAAGCCATTATCCAAAAAAATACATTAATTTGCCTGCTAACTTTACCACTGACAAAACAATAAAAAGCGTATCTTCCATACGAAGATACGCCTGTAATTCACACTCTGCATACAAAACAGCCTTATTCATATAATGCAAATGCGGATGGCGGGACTTGAACCCGCACGATGTCACCACCGGCAGATTTTGAGTCTGCTGCGTCTGCCATTCCGCCACATCCGCAAGAACATTACACATTCTACCATATAGGGAATTAAAATGCAAGAAAATATTCAGACCATATTTTCCTTCCTCTACCACAGCGGCGGCAGTACATTATACACCCCATATCCCGCTATTCCCATAATCGCACATATAATATATATAACCAGCAGATGTACAGGGTAGAACGCATAGAAGAAATACTTCAGGTTTATGCCTCTGTTTTTATTGTATAATGCTATAGGTATGAATGCTAACGATGCGCTTATCTCCCACGCAAATGATACTGCTCCTGCAATAATCTGTCTCTTCTTATCAAATCTTGTCCAATACAGAATCATAATGCAGACAACTCCTATCGCAGCATAGTCCGTTCTCAGCACATATGATACATACATTCCTGCAATCATAATCAGAAATTCCAGTACAGGCTTAAGTCCAACAGAAATGCGTTCTGATTCTTCCGACATATCACATGCCCACATGCAGATAAGCCCTATAAGTAATGTAAAATACACATTCTGCGCCGATGTATCAACAATTCTGCCGCTTACAA
This genomic interval carries:
- the pta gene encoding phosphate acetyltransferase yields the protein MAFIDTIKERAKADKKTIVLPESMDRRTFEAAEKILKEGIANLIIIGTPEEIAKNSEGFDISGATIVDPFNDPNKQKYIDKFVELRAKKGMTPELAKEQMEKDYMYYACLMCKCGDADGAVSGACHSTGNTIRPALQLLKTKPGISSVSGFFLMEVPDCEYGENGLFVFADCAVSPDYDSEKLAEVAKLSADSFKSFVGKDAKVAMLSFSSYGSAKHDRVTMVADAVKIAKEKYPDITVDGELQLDAALVPEVAALKAPQSPVAGKANTLVFPNLEAGNIGYKLVQRLAKAGAYGPVLQGLSMPVNDLSRGCFADDIVGVVAMTAVQAQNA
- a CDS encoding conjugal transfer protein TraX — encoded protein: MNNCKGLSGSTLKIIAVITMLTDHIGAGILGRIITMQGIYSGGVYNVYSVMRYIGRLAFPIFCFLLVEGFMHTHNVKKYATRLFVFALISEIPFDLFVSGRIVDTSAQNVYFTLLIGLICMWACDMSEESERISVGLKPVLEFLIMIAGMYVSYVLRTDYAAIGVVCIMILYWTRFDKKRQIIAGAVSFAWEISASLAFIPIALYNKNRGINLKYFFYAFYPVHLLVIYIICAIMGIAGYGVYNVLPPLW